The sequence CCGAGCGCGCCGGCGTGCGTAACCTGCAGGTCCGCACTCCGTTGAGGCCCGATCCGCTCGCCGACTTGCCGGGCAAGATGGACCTGGTCTTCGTCGACGCCCCTTGCACCGGCTCGGGCACCTGGCGGCGCCATCCCGACGCCAAGTGGCGGCTGACCCCGGCGCAGCTGGAAAAGCGCATGGCCGAGCAGGACGCCGTGCTGGAAGAAGCGGCCAAGTACGTCAAGCCTGGCGGGCGGATCGTCTATGTCACCTGCTCGCTGCTGGCCGAGGAGGACGAGGATCGCGTCGCCGCTTTCCTGCAAGGCCATCCGGGATTTGTGACCATCGACGCTCTGGAGCAGATTGCGGCTTCCGGCCAAGCCGACATCGCCGCCCTGGCCGAACGCCGAACCGGCGGCCATTTCCTGCGCCTGACCCCACTTTCCGCCTCCACCGACGGGTTCTTCGTCGCGGTCCTGAGGCGCGCAGCGTGACGCCGGCGTATCCGCAGACTATGACCCCGCCCAACTCAGCCGACGAAGGACGCCCATGACCGAAGCCCCCCGCCACGACCGCGTCCTGATCGTCGATTTCGGCAGCCAGGTGACCCAGCTGATCGCCCGCCGGGTGCGCGAGAGCGGCGTCTATTGCGAGATCCACCCCTTCGACAAGGTCGGCGACGACTTCCTGAAGGCCTATGCGCCCAAGGCGGTGATCCTGTCCGGAGGGCCGGCCAGCGCCCATGAGGAGGACAGCCCGACCCCGAATCCGACCCTGTTCAAGCTGGGGGTGCCGGTGCTGGGCATCTGCTACGGCGAAATGGCCATCTGCGCGGCCATGGGCGGGACAGTGGAAGGCGGCCATCACCGCGAATTCGGCCGGGCCGACATCCGCATCGCCACCGAGACGCCGCTGCTGGCCGGTCTGGGCGATGTGGGCGACCTGGAGCCGGTCTGGATGAGCCACGGCGACGTGATCACCGCCATCCCCGAGGGCTTCCACGTGGTGGCCACCTCGGAGAACTCGCCCTACGCCGCCATCGCCGACGAGGGCCGGCGGATCTATGGCGTGCAGTTCCACCCCGAGGTGGCGCACACGCCCCGCGGCGCGCTCCTGCTGCGCAACTTCACCCACACCATCGCCGGCCTGTCCGGCGACTGGACCATGGCCGCCTTCCGCGCCGAGGCGGTGGCCCGCATCCGCGAACAGGTGGGCGAGGGGCGGGTGATCTGCGGCCTGTCCGGCGGGGTCGACAGCTCGGTGGCGGCGGTTCTGATCCACGAGGCGATCGGCGACCAGCTGACCTGCGTCTTCGTCGACACCGGCCTGTTGCGGATGAACGAGGCCGAACAGGTGGTGACCCTGTTCAGAGATCACTATAACATCCCGCTAATCCACGTTGATGCGTCAAAGGAATTCCTCGGCGAGCTGGAGGGCGTCTCCGAGCCGGAGGCCAAGCGCAAGATCATCGGCAGGGTGTTCGTCGAGACCTTCGACCGCGAGGCGGCCAAGATCGAGGGCGCGGGCTTCTTGGCCCAGGGCACCCTCTATCCCGACGTGATCGAAAGCGTCTCGGCCCGCGGCGGCCCTTCGGTGGTGATCAAGAGCCATCACAATGTCGGCGGGTTGCCCGAGCACATGAAGCTGAAGCTGGTCGAGCCCCTGCGTGAGCTGTTCAAGGACGAGGTCCGCGCCCTGGGCGTCGAACTCGGCCTGCCGCCCGCCTTCGTCGGGCGCCACCCGTTCCCTGGGCCGGGCCTCGCCATCCGCATCCCGGGCGAGATCACCCGCGAGAAGGTGGCGACCCTGCAGCAGGCCGACGCCATCTATCTCGACGAAATCCGCAAGGCCGGCCTCTATGACAGCATCTGGCAGGCCTTCGCCGTGTTGTTGCCGGTCAAGACCGTAGGCGTCATGGGCGATGCCCGCACCTACGAGGACGTGCTGGCCCTTCGCGCCGTCACCTCCACCGATGGCATGACCGCCGACTTCTTCGAATTCCCCTGGCCGGTCCTGGCCAGGACGGCGACCCGGATCATCAATGAAGTCAAAGGTGTGAACCGGGTGGTTTACGACGTCACTTCAAAGCCGCCCGGGACGATCGAGTGGGAGTAGGCAACTATTCGGCGTTTTCAAAATCGAGGCTTCGGTCGCGTACTCGGAGATCGTAGTCGCCTGGCGCCGTCTCGGTCACGAGGGCGGCTTTGCCTGGCCCGTCGAGTTTAAGCCACTCGAGTCCTTCCTCGAAGTTCAGCACTGCAGGTTGCCGATCATGCACTGCGGCGACCTCAGGTCCTGGCGGCCCGGTGATGAAGGCGAAGCTTTCGAGCGGCTCTGATTGATCTGACGGATGGCATACATCCCAGATCCCGGCGAGGTAGCGAACCTCGTCGAACGCCTCGTTCGCAGCCCATGTCGCCTCCCAGCGCCGTTTTGGCGTCCCTCTTTTCCAGCCCGGGGGTTCGTCGTATTCGATAAAGGACGTGATCGGGACAAGAACCCGTCGGCGGCGGTATGCTTCGCGAAAGGCTGGCGCGGTATCGACGGTCTCGATGCGGGCGTTGGTGCACATGTTCCGCCACGCTGAGACCGGCCCCTTGTGGAAGAAGGGAACTAGCCACCAGCGTCGCTCAATTGATTCGAGACCTTCGGCAGGATTTGCTGGATCGAGCGGCCTCAGGAGCGGCGCACGGTTTGTCGGCTTGATTGGCTGGTTGAGAGGCCGGTTGGATCTCGGTTCTCGGCGCACCACGGGTGTCCGGCCAGTTCCATGCAGCTTCCACCAATCGTCAACGTTGATCCTGATCTGGAATTCGTTGCACATGAGGATTCCCGGTTCAGAGGCCGATCCACGCGGGACTCTTCAATCCGTCCGATTTGCCCCAGAGCCGAACATAACGAGAGCGGCATCGCAAACAACGCAGGCGAGCTGCAATCCACCACAGGCTGTGGCCACGATGCTTCCAGAAGCGCTGGCTGAGATGTTCGGGGGGCCACGCCGCCTGATGTTGGCAGCTATCGCACTCGATCATAATCGTGACGCCGTGGTCGATGAGGACCCATAAAGGCCAACCCCGGATGTCCTCTGCAATCTGGTAGGGAGGTCGAGCGTTTGGTTCCGGCATGCCTCGCCTCCACGAATTCGGCCGCCCAATGTTCTCATAATGTTCTCTTGGGCCAAAGTAAAATCCGAGCCAGGGCGCGAGTGAAACACGCTAATGTCCTGCCGCCAGCGCGCCTCGACGGCTGATGGGATCTGCGGCATGTCGGAAAAATCGGCGTTTCCAATGGGGATGCGTTCCGAGCCGATGGCCGCCACCGGCCGACTATCGTTTGAAATATTGCCA is a genomic window of Phenylobacterium montanum containing:
- the guaA gene encoding glutamine-hydrolyzing GMP synthase, whose translation is MTEAPRHDRVLIVDFGSQVTQLIARRVRESGVYCEIHPFDKVGDDFLKAYAPKAVILSGGPASAHEEDSPTPNPTLFKLGVPVLGICYGEMAICAAMGGTVEGGHHREFGRADIRIATETPLLAGLGDVGDLEPVWMSHGDVITAIPEGFHVVATSENSPYAAIADEGRRIYGVQFHPEVAHTPRGALLLRNFTHTIAGLSGDWTMAAFRAEAVARIREQVGEGRVICGLSGGVDSSVAAVLIHEAIGDQLTCVFVDTGLLRMNEAEQVVTLFRDHYNIPLIHVDASKEFLGELEGVSEPEAKRKIIGRVFVETFDREAAKIEGAGFLAQGTLYPDVIESVSARGGPSVVIKSHHNVGGLPEHMKLKLVEPLRELFKDEVRALGVELGLPPAFVGRHPFPGPGLAIRIPGEITREKVATLQQADAIYLDEIRKAGLYDSIWQAFAVLLPVKTVGVMGDARTYEDVLALRAVTSTDGMTADFFEFPWPVLARTATRIINEVKGVNRVVYDVTSKPPGTIEWE
- a CDS encoding SOS response-associated peptidase, with product MCNEFQIRINVDDWWKLHGTGRTPVVRREPRSNRPLNQPIKPTNRAPLLRPLDPANPAEGLESIERRWWLVPFFHKGPVSAWRNMCTNARIETVDTAPAFREAYRRRRVLVPITSFIEYDEPPGWKRGTPKRRWEATWAANEAFDEVRYLAGIWDVCHPSDQSEPLESFAFITGPPGPEVAAVHDRQPAVLNFEEGLEWLKLDGPGKAALVTETAPGDYDLRVRDRSLDFENAE